A window of Egibacteraceae bacterium genomic DNA:
ACCTCGGCCCAGTGCCCTGGCTGCCCGCCGCCGTAGCGCTGGGCGCCGCCCTGCACCTCGCCGGGGACTGCCTGACCCCGCAAGGCTGCCCGCTGCTGTGGCCACACCCCGCCCGCTGCGCCTGGCCGGTCCTGTCGCGCACCGGTGGGCCCGCCGAGGCCCTCATCACCGGCGGGCTCGCCCTCGCCGTGGCCTACCTCGCCTACGCCGTGTTGGTCCCCTCCCTCCCGCTCGCGCTGACCTAGAGACCCCGTTGGAGCACCTCATGGCCACACCGCCCCGCCACACCCAGCCCGCTAGCCGCCCGATGAGACCACCGTTGGCCTACCACGGCGGCAAGGCCAGACTCGCCCATGTCATCGCCGGTCTCCTGCCGCCACACCGGGTCTACTGCGAGCCGTTCGCTGGCAGCCTTGCGGTCCTGTTCGCCAAGCGGCCCGCCAACATCGAGATGGTCAACGACCTCGACAGCGACCTGGTCAACTTCTGGCGGCAGCTGCGCGACCGCGGTCCCCAACTCGTCGACCTGCTCGCTATGACCCCCTACGCCCGCGACGAGTACCACGGCGCATGGCAGCCCACCGACGACCCCCTGGAACAGGCACGCCGCTTCTGGGTGCGCGTCCAGCAAGGCTTCGCCCACAAGACCGGCACCCGCTCGGGCTGGCAATGCTCGGCCAGCGACGGCCGCGCCAGCACCCCGAAGTCCGCAACGGTGCTGCGCAAGGTCGCTGGGCTGCCCGAGACGATCGACCGGTTAGCCCCAGTCCTCATCGACAGCCGGCCCGCGATCGACGTCATCGCCATGATGGACGGGCCCCGCACCGTGCACTACTGCGACCCGCCCTACGTGCAATCGTCGCAGTCATCACGCTCAGGCGGTGCCTACCGGCACACGATGACCGAGGACGACCACCGGGGGCTCGCTGACACGCTGCGAGCATGCGAGGGCACGGTCGTGCTGTCCGGCTACCCCTCGCCGCTCTACGACGCGTTGTACGGCGACTGGCACCGCACGCAACTCCCCGGCCGCGCCGACACGGCCAACCGCTCAAGAACCACCAACGAGCGCACGGAGGTGCTGTGGAGCAACCGGCCGCTGCCCGCCCCTGACCTCACCCTGTTCTAGCGACGTGCCTGCATGACCCCGCTCGCCGCCCTCCTGCTCCTAGTCGCTCCGTGCGCACCGCCTGTGATCGGCCCGCACGACCCCGCCGCGCCCTCGACACCTGAAGGAGAAAGCCATGTTGACTGACGTTGGCACCACCGCCGGACATCTGCTGGATCGCGCCCGCGAGGACAGCGCGCAGCTCCTCGACGACATCGAGTGGCTCGCACATCACATCCAGGCCGGCCCCCACGACCCCGCCGGCAAGCACCTCTACACCGATGGGCGTCTGGATCCGGGCACGCTCGCTCGCATGATCCGCCACCTCGCCTGCTCGGTCACGGCCCCGCGACTGCTCAGTGGCGATGAGGCGTTGGCCCCCCACGGCGTGACACCGCTGGGTGAGGCCGCAGACCTTGGCTTCATCGTCAACGGCCACGTCGATCGGGCCGAGGCCCTCCGACGCGCCCGTAAGGTCGCCTGCCTGGCCGACTTGCTCAGCGGCCCCCGCCACGACCAGCAGCACCTGCAAGCCCAGCACGCCCACGCGGTCTTCCTCACCGCTGGCGCCGACTCCGACTACGCCTGGCTGATGCACATCGTGGAGCCCACCGACCCGCACGCCATCCCGGTCACCCAGGTGCGATGGTGACGCGCCACCACGGCCAGTGGCGCGCAACGCCTTCGTCGACGTCGATGGGGGACTGGCCGCGCTCACTCGCCGTCCACCCGTAGGCGGAGGCTGTCCCTGTGGGCATGGATTCGGCGAAGACCCACCAGGCGTTCGCGGTCGCCCCGGCCCGCCAGCACCGCCGGCCAAGCGACGCGGTCCACCTGCGTGACGATCGGCCGAGCGGCTCACCACCACTGACCGTCGACGCTGACGCGCTCGACGCCGCCCTGCACGCCGCCGGCGCCACCGTTGGCCCCCATACCGAGATCCGGCTGCGGCTGCGGCCACAAACATCTCCCGGCCAGCAAGGCTCCACCCAAAAGGTCGGACCCGACGCCTACCGCGTGGTCGTGCACGTGGCTGCCAAGCCGGCCCTGGCCGACCGGCACCTCTACGTGGTCAACAACAGCCTCGTGCATGAGCTGCGCCACGTCCAACAGCACCAACACGACCCCGACTTCAACGCCGCCTACTTGCACGCCAACCTCACCGTGGGCTACGACGCCAACCCCTACGAGGTCGAGGCGCGCTACTACGGGCGGCTGGCTGACCCCACAGGCCACAAAGACACCGGCCTCGCTGGACCCCCGCTCGGCAAACACGTCTGGGGACTGCGTGTCCCCTAACCGCGCCCGGCCGCAGCCACGGGGGACCGATCACCCACCCGCGGTGCCGTCCCGCCACGATCGCTGCGACCACCAGGACCACGGTGTGGACTACGCCATCCCGGGCCACCGCCTGGCCGCATCCCGAAAGGCTGCACGTGCCCGAGGCACGAAAGGCCGCCCAGTTTTCGTCTTGAGCGCGGCCGAGTTTATTGGCCACGAGGACGCCGGGAGCGTCGCCAGGGCTGCGGATGTCGTGGTTGGCGAACTGCAGCTGGAGGCCTGACACCCCGGGCAGCGAGTTCGCCGGCGTGCGGATCTCCGCGAGGAAGTCGGGCAGGGTCGCCAGGTCGTTGCCGGACAGGGCGGCCAGGCTCGTGAAGCGGGTGCCCGTCAGGGCATGCCATCGCCCGCGAAGAAGTCGTGACGGCATCTGACGTGGACCGCAGCGGCCATCCGGGTCCCGCCCCTATCCTCGCCGTCCCCGCGGGCCACCCAGCGTCGGCGGACGGGGCCGGGTACGCCAGCTGGTAGGCCCTATGCTTCTGGTGTCACTTTCTGGGGATCTGTGAGCCGAGTCTTGCCGGGTGTGAGGGCAGGAGGGGCTGGGGTGCCGACGATTCGCGATACACCGCCCAAGGCGGTAGCCGGCGAGCTCGCCGACCTCGATGATGCACTCGACGACGCCATCCCCGCCCGCCGAGTCGACCGCAACCTGCTGGTCGCCACCTGGAACCTACGGGCCTTTGGTGGGCTGACCGACAAGTGGGTCGCCGGCGACGACGACAGCCCCAAGCGTGACCTGGCCGGCCTGCGGGCCGTCGGGCAGATCGTGTCGCGCTTCGACGTGGTCGCCTTGCAGGAGGTCCGCGGCAACCTGCGCGCGCTGCGCCATCTGCTGGCCTGGCTCAACCGCGCCGGGG
This region includes:
- a CDS encoding DNA adenine methylase encodes the protein MRPPLAYHGGKARLAHVIAGLLPPHRVYCEPFAGSLAVLFAKRPANIEMVNDLDSDLVNFWRQLRDRGPQLVDLLAMTPYARDEYHGAWQPTDDPLEQARRFWVRVQQGFAHKTGTRSGWQCSASDGRASTPKSATVLRKVAGLPETIDRLAPVLIDSRPAIDVIAMMDGPRTVHYCDPPYVQSSQSSRSGGAYRHTMTEDDHRGLADTLRACEGTVVLSGYPSPLYDALYGDWHRTQLPGRADTANRSRTTNERTEVLWSNRPLPAPDLTLF